The following coding sequences are from one Acipenser ruthenus chromosome 7, fAciRut3.2 maternal haplotype, whole genome shotgun sequence window:
- the LOC117414700 gene encoding mitotic checkpoint protein BUB3 isoform X1 gives MTGSNEFKLNQGPEDGISAVKFSPSTAQFLLVSSWDTTVRLFDVGGNAMRMKYQHSAPVLDCAFYDPTHVWSGGLDLQLKTHDLNTDQETIVGAHDAPIRCVEYCPEVNVMVTGSWDRSVRLWDPRTPCNAGTFSQPEKVYTLSVAGDRLIVGTAGRRVLVWDLRNMGYVQQRRESSLKYQTRCIRAFPNKQGYVLSSIEGRVAVEYLDPSPEVQKKKYAFKCHRLKENGIEQVYPVNAISFHSVHNTFATGGSDGFVNIWDPFNKKRLCQFHRYPTSIASLAFSNDGSTLAIAASYMHELGDIEHPEDAIYIRQVTDAETKPKST, from the exons ATGACAGGTTCAAATGAATTTAAGCTAAACCAGGGCCCTGAGGATGGTATCTCTGCTGTCAAGTTCAGTCCAAGCACTGCACAGTTCTTGTTGGTTTCTTCCTGGGATACCACTGTCCGCTTGTTTGATGTTGGTGGCAACGCAATGAGGATGAAGTACCAGCACTCCGCCCCTGTTCTCGATTGTGCCTTTTAT GACCCCACACATGTTTGGAGTGGTGGCTTGGACCTGCAGCTGAAAACGCATGATCTAAACACAGACCAAG AAACGATAGTAGGTGCCCATGATGCTCCAATCCGATGTGTGGAGTACTGTCCTGAGGTGAATGTGATGGTGACGGGTAGCTGGGACAGATCGGTCAGACTTTGGGATCCCAGGACTCCATGTAACGCAGGAACCTTCTCACAGCCGGAAAAG GTTTACACGCTGTCGGTGGCAGGAGATCGACTGATCGTTGGTACAGCTGGCCGGAGAGTCCTTGTGTGGGACTTGAGGAATATGGGCTATGTTCAGCAGAGGAGGGAGTCCAGTCTCAAATATCAGACCCGCTGCATCAGAGCATTTCCAAACAAACAG GGCTACGTACTTAGCTCAATCGAAGGTCGGGTTGCAGTTGAGTATTTGGACCCCAGCCCAGaagtacaaaagaaaaaatatgcatttaaatGCCACAGGTTAAAGGAAAATGGCATTGAGCAAGTTTACCCGGTCAACGCGATCTCATTCCACAGTGTGCACAACACCTTTGCTACAG gCGGCTCTGATGGATTTGTGAATATCTGGGACCCCTTCAACAAGAAGCGTCTTTGCCAGTTCCACCGCTACCCAACCAGCATCGCTTCCCTTGCATTCAGTAATGACGGCTCCACTTTGGCTATAGCAGCGTCCTACATGCACGAACTGGGTGACATTGAACATCCTGAAGATGCAATCTACATTCGCCAAGTAACAGATGCTGAAACAAAGCCCAA GTCAACATAA
- the LOC117414700 gene encoding mitotic checkpoint protein BUB3 isoform X2, producing MTGSNEFKLNQGPEDGISAVKFSPSTAQFLLVSSWDTTVRLFDVGGNAMRMKYQHSAPVLDCAFYDPTHVWSGGLDLQLKTHDLNTDQETIVGAHDAPIRCVEYCPEVNVMVTGSWDRSVRLWDPRTPCNAGTFSQPEKVYTLSVAGDRLIVGTAGRRVLVWDLRNMGYVQQRRESSLKYQTRCIRAFPNKQGYVLSSIEGRVAVEYLDPSPEVQKKKYAFKCHRLKENGIEQVYPVNAISFHSVHNTFATGGSDGFVNIWDPFNKKRLCQFHRYPTSIASLAFSNDGSTLAIAASYMHELGDIEHPEDAIYIRQVTDAETKPK from the exons ATGACAGGTTCAAATGAATTTAAGCTAAACCAGGGCCCTGAGGATGGTATCTCTGCTGTCAAGTTCAGTCCAAGCACTGCACAGTTCTTGTTGGTTTCTTCCTGGGATACCACTGTCCGCTTGTTTGATGTTGGTGGCAACGCAATGAGGATGAAGTACCAGCACTCCGCCCCTGTTCTCGATTGTGCCTTTTAT GACCCCACACATGTTTGGAGTGGTGGCTTGGACCTGCAGCTGAAAACGCATGATCTAAACACAGACCAAG AAACGATAGTAGGTGCCCATGATGCTCCAATCCGATGTGTGGAGTACTGTCCTGAGGTGAATGTGATGGTGACGGGTAGCTGGGACAGATCGGTCAGACTTTGGGATCCCAGGACTCCATGTAACGCAGGAACCTTCTCACAGCCGGAAAAG GTTTACACGCTGTCGGTGGCAGGAGATCGACTGATCGTTGGTACAGCTGGCCGGAGAGTCCTTGTGTGGGACTTGAGGAATATGGGCTATGTTCAGCAGAGGAGGGAGTCCAGTCTCAAATATCAGACCCGCTGCATCAGAGCATTTCCAAACAAACAG GGCTACGTACTTAGCTCAATCGAAGGTCGGGTTGCAGTTGAGTATTTGGACCCCAGCCCAGaagtacaaaagaaaaaatatgcatttaaatGCCACAGGTTAAAGGAAAATGGCATTGAGCAAGTTTACCCGGTCAACGCGATCTCATTCCACAGTGTGCACAACACCTTTGCTACAG gCGGCTCTGATGGATTTGTGAATATCTGGGACCCCTTCAACAAGAAGCGTCTTTGCCAGTTCCACCGCTACCCAACCAGCATCGCTTCCCTTGCATTCAGTAATGACGGCTCCACTTTGGCTATAGCAGCGTCCTACATGCACGAACTGGGTGACATTGAACATCCTGAAGATGCAATCTACATTCGCCAAGTAACAGATGCTGAAACAAAGCCCAAGTGA